Proteins encoded in a region of the Streptomyces sp. NBC_00310 genome:
- a CDS encoding CinA family protein translates to MTSTAAEVLRLLTVRGETLAVAESLTGGLVAAALTAAPGASQAFRGSVTAYATELKHQLLDVDETLLDQRGAVDPQVAAQMADGVRKALGADWGISTTGVAGPEPQDGRPVGVVYVAVAGPSAADSGVSGGGKVSSLRLNGGRAEIRMESVRSVLALLLQELAGEQTGNERAQDTEQNGGT, encoded by the coding sequence TTGACCTCCACGGCCGCCGAAGTGCTGCGACTACTGACGGTGAGGGGCGAGACGCTCGCCGTCGCCGAGTCGCTGACCGGCGGTCTGGTCGCGGCAGCACTCACCGCGGCCCCAGGGGCCTCCCAGGCGTTCCGGGGCTCGGTCACCGCCTACGCCACCGAGCTGAAGCACCAGTTGCTCGATGTCGACGAGACCCTCCTGGACCAGCGTGGAGCGGTGGATCCGCAGGTCGCGGCCCAGATGGCGGACGGCGTCCGCAAGGCGCTCGGCGCCGACTGGGGAATTTCGACCACCGGGGTCGCCGGCCCGGAGCCGCAGGACGGCAGGCCCGTCGGCGTGGTCTATGTGGCCGTCGCCGGGCCGTCCGCAGCCGATTCCGGCGTATCAGGTGGCGGGAAAGTGTCGTCGTTGCGGTTGAACGGCGGCCGGGCGGAAATCCGTATGGAGAGTGTACGGAGCGTACTCGCACTGCTTCTTCAGGAGCTTGCGGGCGAACAGACCGGGAATGAGCGGGCACAGGATACGGAACAGAACGGGGGGACTTGA
- a CDS encoding SDR family NAD(P)-dependent oxidoreductase: protein MPIPAYDLTGRTAFVTGAGSGIGRASAVLLAEAGATVHCADRDAQGLHETATLIKAGNGTAHIHHLDVTDRAQLARAVAACERLHVMAAIAGIMHSSPVLETRDEDLERVWSVNFKGVLHACQEAARRMITDGTRGSIVTMASGAVDTGGPGLLCYGVTKAAVVQLTKTLATEVGAHGIRVNAVAPGWIRTPMTDRNGGEAQARTESFMARLSPLGRVGEPEDIAHAVLHLASDASAFTTGQILRPNGGVAMPW, encoded by the coding sequence GTCGGCCGTCCTGCTCGCCGAGGCCGGCGCCACCGTGCACTGCGCGGACCGCGACGCACAGGGCCTGCACGAGACGGCGACCCTGATCAAGGCCGGCAACGGCACCGCCCACATCCACCACCTCGACGTCACCGACCGCGCCCAGCTCGCGCGGGCGGTGGCCGCCTGCGAGCGGCTCCATGTGATGGCTGCCATCGCCGGGATCATGCACAGCAGCCCGGTATTGGAGACCCGGGACGAGGATCTCGAACGGGTGTGGAGCGTCAACTTCAAGGGCGTGCTCCACGCCTGCCAGGAGGCGGCCCGCCGGATGATCACCGACGGGACGCGCGGCAGCATCGTCACCATGGCCTCCGGCGCCGTCGACACCGGCGGCCCGGGGCTGCTCTGCTACGGCGTGACCAAGGCGGCGGTGGTCCAGCTGACGAAGACCCTGGCGACCGAGGTCGGGGCGCACGGCATCCGCGTCAACGCGGTGGCGCCGGGCTGGATCCGCACACCCATGACCGACCGCAACGGCGGCGAGGCACAGGCGAGGACGGAGTCCTTCATGGCCAGGCTGTCACCGCTGGGCCGGGTCGGCGAGCCCGAGGACATCGCACACGCCGTGTTGCACCTCGCCTCCGACGCGTCCGCGTTCACCACGGGCCAGATCCTCCGTCCGAACGGCGGGGTGGCCATGCCCTGGTGA
- a CDS encoding Dps family protein, producing the protein MYVVKSPLSEADLKTVSEALQGALVDLVDLSLVAKQIHWNVVGPRFRSVHLQLDEVVDTARLHSDTVAERASTLGVSPDGRAGTVAGSSGIGAAPNGWVKDADAVGTLVDALGAVITRMRTRVESTAEADPVSQDIFIGITADLEKHHWMFQAENG; encoded by the coding sequence ATGTACGTGGTGAAGAGCCCGCTGTCCGAGGCCGATCTGAAGACCGTCTCCGAGGCGCTGCAGGGCGCCCTGGTCGATCTCGTCGACCTCTCCCTCGTGGCCAAGCAGATCCATTGGAACGTGGTCGGGCCGCGCTTCCGCTCGGTCCATCTCCAGCTCGACGAGGTCGTGGACACCGCCCGGCTGCACTCCGACACCGTCGCCGAACGCGCCTCCACCCTCGGTGTCTCGCCGGACGGGCGGGCCGGGACAGTGGCCGGGAGCAGCGGTATCGGCGCGGCCCCGAACGGCTGGGTCAAGGACGCGGACGCCGTGGGGACCCTGGTGGACGCGCTCGGCGCGGTGATCACCCGGATGCGGACACGGGTGGAGAGCACCGCGGAGGCGGATCCGGTGAGCCAGGACATCTTCATCGGCATCACGGCGGATCTCGAGAAGCACCACTGGATGTTCCAGGCGGAGAACGGGTAG
- a CDS encoding helix-turn-helix domain-containing protein, producing the protein MILLRRLLGDVLRRQRQRQGRTLREVSSSARVSLGYLSEVERGQKEASSELLSAICDALDVRMSELMREVSDELALAELAQSAAATEPVPAPVRRPMLNSVSVAGVPPERVTIKAPAEAVDVVAA; encoded by the coding sequence ATGATTCTGCTCCGTCGCCTGCTGGGTGACGTGCTGCGTCGGCAGCGCCAGCGCCAGGGCCGTACTCTGCGCGAAGTCTCCTCGTCCGCCCGAGTCTCACTCGGCTATCTCTCCGAGGTGGAGCGGGGGCAGAAGGAGGCTTCCTCCGAGCTGCTCTCCGCCATTTGCGACGCGCTGGACGTACGGATGTCCGAGCTCATGCGGGAAGTGAGCGACGAGCTCGCCCTTGCCGAGCTGGCCCAGTCCGCAGCGGCCACCGAGCCGGTGCCAGCACCAGTGCGTCGACCGATGCTCAACTCCGTCTCGGTGGCCGGTGTGCCACCGGAACGGGTCACGATCAAGGCGCCCGCCGAAGCGGTGGACGTCGTCGCGGCGTGA